Proteins encoded within one genomic window of Gasterosteus aculeatus chromosome 18, fGasAcu3.hap1.1, whole genome shotgun sequence:
- the LOC120807815 gene encoding clathrin coat assembly protein AP180 isoform X6 gives MSGQTLTDRIAAAQYQLTGSDMARAVCKATTHEVMAPKKKHLEYLVSATNTTNVNIPQMADTLFERATNASWVVVFKALVTSHHMCIYGNERFIQYLASRTSLFNLSNFIDKTGSHGYDMSTFIRRYGRYLNEKAFAYRQMAFDFTRVKKGAEGVMRTMTTEKLLKGMPVLQTQIDTLLEFDVHPKELNNGIINASFLLLFKDLVKLFASYNDGVINLLEKYFKMKKSDCKEALEIYKRFLTRVTKIGEFVKLAETVGVEKNDIPDINYAPSSILESLETHMNGLEDVKGGKKGSPTKGSPTNNVSPTSTPAKSSNAVPALQPPPGENAAAAAAAEPAEDSLLDLDPLSSSGPSGQSAAPTSWGDLLGSDAFATPAPATEASAAAAEAGGAAAAAASAPAANAGADPFAPADGSTNAAPSGLDLFGMMENNSLDACFSSVVPQPSPSPSPLFTSASSAITTTTTATATASISAPTAANPAADLFGDLFDSMPDASIPRADPTAGVDLFTAADMFSSPVLSSAPSPGGIMNPFGESTGGDASAAAAAPGAELMSVFDGLGDVMKPTLTPQAGDVDASMANMASNLSMGSPAAPQVAPPCWGAPMAGGPMMPMARQSFPATGATPGAPMSPGAAQSPRKPPPPRNALDDLNIKDFM, from the exons ATGTCGGGGCAAACGCTCACGGATCGCATCGCCGCTGCGCAATACCAGCTAACGGGATCGGACATGGCCCGGGCTGTCTGCAAAGCCACCACTCACGAAGTGATGGCGCCCAAGAAAAAGCACCTGGAGT ACTTGGTGTCGGCGACCAACACCACCAACGTGAACATCCCTCAGATGGCCGACACGCTGTTTGAGCGAGCCACCAATGCCAGCTGGGTGGTCGTCTTCAAGGCCCTCGTCACCAGTCACCACATGTGTATCTACGGAAACGAG agGTTCATTCAGTACTTGGCTTCCAGGACATCCCTGTTCAACCTGAGCAACTTTATCGACAAAACCGGCTCTCACG GCTATGATATGTCTACATTCATCAGACGGTACGGACGATACCTCAACGAGAAAGCCTTCGCCTACCGCCAGATGGCTTTTGATTTCACCAGAGTCAAGAAAGG TGCCGAGGGTGTGATGAGGACCATGACCACCGAGAAGCTGTTGAAAGGCATGCCCGTCCTGCAGACTCAGATTGACACGCTGCTGGAGTTTGAC gtTCACCCCAAGGAGCTTAACAATGGCATCATCAAcgcttccttcctgctgctcttcaagGACCTGGTCAAGCTGTTTGCGTCCTACAACGACGGCGTCATCAACCTATTAG agaAATACTTTAAGATGAAGAAGAGCGACTGTAAGGAGGCCCTGGAGATCTACAAGAGGTTCCTGACCAGGGTGACAAAGATCGGGGAGTTCGTGAAGCTGGCCGAG ACAGTCGGAGTCGAGAAAAACGACATTCCCGACATCAACTAC GCCCCCAGCAGTATACTGGAAAGTCTGGAAACACACATGAACGGTTTGGAAGATGTAAAGGGTGGAAAGAAGgg gTCTCCAACCAAG GGGTCTCCGACGAACAACGTGTCCCCGACATCGACTCCAGCCAAATCTTCAAACGCTGTTCCAGCGCTGCAGCCTCCTCCGGGGGagaacgccgccgccgccgccgctgctgagCCGGCTGAAGA TTCCTTGTTGGACCTGGATCCTCTGTCCTCCTCGGGTCCCTCGGGACAATCAGCTGCCCCCACGTCATGGGGAG ATCTTCTTGGTTCAG ATGCCTTTGCAACACCCGCGCCTGCCACCGAGGCCTCTGCGGCGGCCGCCGAAGCCGGGGGCGCCGCGGCCGCCGCCGCGTCTGCCCCCGCTGCCAACGCTGGAGCTG ACCCCTTCGCTCCCGCGGACGGCAGCACCAACGCAGCGCCTTCAGGTCTAGACCTTTTCGGCATGATGGAGAATAATAGTCTGGATGCCTGTTTTAGCTCTGTGGTTCCCCAGCCTTCCCCTTCACCCTCACCGCTCTTCACCTCCGCCTCCAgcgccatcaccaccaccaccaccgccaccgcCACCGCCAGCATTTCAGCTCCCACCGCCGCCAACCCTGCGGCTGACCTTTTCGGCG ATCTCTTTGATTCCATGCCAGACGCGAGCATCCCCAGAGCAGACCCCACCGCGGGTGTCGACTTGTTTACGGCAG cGGACATGTTCAGctcccccgtcctctcctccgCACCGAGCCCCGGAGGCATCATGAACCCGTTTGGTG AGTCCACAGGAGGAGACGCctcagccgccgccgccgcccccggcGCTGAGCTCATGTCAG TATTTGATGGACTAGGGGATGTAATGAAGCCCACTCTGACCCCTCAGGCGGGGGATGTTGACGCCTCCATGGCCAACATGGCAAGTA atctCTCAATGGGATCCCCAGCAGCACCTCAGGTAGCTCCCCCCTGTTGGGGTGCTCCCATG GCCGGGGGTCCCATGATGCCGATGGCGAGGCAAAGCTTCCCTGCCACCGGGGCAACTCCTGGAGCGCCG ATGTCTCCCGGAGCGGCCCAGAGCCCCAGAAAGCCTCCACCACCGAGGAACGCTCTGGACGACCTCAACATTAAGGACTTCATGTAG
- the LOC120807815 gene encoding clathrin coat assembly protein AP180 isoform X3, protein MSGQTLTDRIAAAQYQLTGSDMARAVCKATTHEVMAPKKKHLEYLVSATNTTNVNIPQMADTLFERATNASWVVVFKALVTSHHMCIYGNERFIQYLASRTSLFNLSNFIDKTGSHGYDMSTFIRRYGRYLNEKAFAYRQMAFDFTRVKKGAEGVMRTMTTEKLLKGMPVLQTQIDTLLEFDVHPKELNNGIINASFLLLFKDLVKLFASYNDGVINLLEKYFKMKKSDCKEALEIYKRFLTRVTKIGEFVKLAETVGVEKNDIPDINYAPSSILESLETHMNGLEDVKGGKKGSPTKGSPTNNVSPTSTPAKSSNAVPALQPPPGENAAAAAAAEPAEDSLLDLDPLSSSGPSGQSAAPTSWGDLLGSEMGDSLVTEPTLAAEPAPSSAAATPTPAAAEPGASLAPPTSAAAASSPAAANMDLLGDAFATPAPATEASAAAAEAGGAAAAAASAPAANAGADPFAPADGSTNAAPSGLDLFGMMENNSLDACFSSVVPQPSPSPSPLFTSASSAITTTTTATATASISAPTAANPAADLFGDLFDSMPDASIPRADPTAGVDLFTAADMFSSPVLSSAPSPGGIMNPFGESTGGDASAAAAAPGAELMSVFDGLGDVMKPTLTPQAGDVDASMANMASNLSMGSPAAPQAGGPMMPMARQSFPATGATPGAPMSPGAAQSPRKPPPPRNALDDLNIKDFM, encoded by the exons ATGTCGGGGCAAACGCTCACGGATCGCATCGCCGCTGCGCAATACCAGCTAACGGGATCGGACATGGCCCGGGCTGTCTGCAAAGCCACCACTCACGAAGTGATGGCGCCCAAGAAAAAGCACCTGGAGT ACTTGGTGTCGGCGACCAACACCACCAACGTGAACATCCCTCAGATGGCCGACACGCTGTTTGAGCGAGCCACCAATGCCAGCTGGGTGGTCGTCTTCAAGGCCCTCGTCACCAGTCACCACATGTGTATCTACGGAAACGAG agGTTCATTCAGTACTTGGCTTCCAGGACATCCCTGTTCAACCTGAGCAACTTTATCGACAAAACCGGCTCTCACG GCTATGATATGTCTACATTCATCAGACGGTACGGACGATACCTCAACGAGAAAGCCTTCGCCTACCGCCAGATGGCTTTTGATTTCACCAGAGTCAAGAAAGG TGCCGAGGGTGTGATGAGGACCATGACCACCGAGAAGCTGTTGAAAGGCATGCCCGTCCTGCAGACTCAGATTGACACGCTGCTGGAGTTTGAC gtTCACCCCAAGGAGCTTAACAATGGCATCATCAAcgcttccttcctgctgctcttcaagGACCTGGTCAAGCTGTTTGCGTCCTACAACGACGGCGTCATCAACCTATTAG agaAATACTTTAAGATGAAGAAGAGCGACTGTAAGGAGGCCCTGGAGATCTACAAGAGGTTCCTGACCAGGGTGACAAAGATCGGGGAGTTCGTGAAGCTGGCCGAG ACAGTCGGAGTCGAGAAAAACGACATTCCCGACATCAACTAC GCCCCCAGCAGTATACTGGAAAGTCTGGAAACACACATGAACGGTTTGGAAGATGTAAAGGGTGGAAAGAAGgg gTCTCCAACCAAG GGGTCTCCGACGAACAACGTGTCCCCGACATCGACTCCAGCCAAATCTTCAAACGCTGTTCCAGCGCTGCAGCCTCCTCCGGGGGagaacgccgccgccgccgccgctgctgagCCGGCTGAAGA TTCCTTGTTGGACCTGGATCCTCTGTCCTCCTCGGGTCCCTCGGGACAATCAGCTGCCCCCACGTCATGGGGAG ATCTTCTTGGTTCAG AAATGGGCGATTCCTTGGTAACTGAACCCACCCTCGCGGCAGAGcccgccccctcctctgcagcagccaCGCCCACTCCTGCAGCGGCAGAACCTGGAGCCTCTCTGGCTCCTCCCACTAGCGCAGCAGCCGCCTCCTCCCCTGCCGCCGCGAATATGGATCTGTTGGGAG ATGCCTTTGCAACACCCGCGCCTGCCACCGAGGCCTCTGCGGCGGCCGCCGAAGCCGGGGGCGCCGCGGCCGCCGCCGCGTCTGCCCCCGCTGCCAACGCTGGAGCTG ACCCCTTCGCTCCCGCGGACGGCAGCACCAACGCAGCGCCTTCAGGTCTAGACCTTTTCGGCATGATGGAGAATAATAGTCTGGATGCCTGTTTTAGCTCTGTGGTTCCCCAGCCTTCCCCTTCACCCTCACCGCTCTTCACCTCCGCCTCCAgcgccatcaccaccaccaccaccgccaccgcCACCGCCAGCATTTCAGCTCCCACCGCCGCCAACCCTGCGGCTGACCTTTTCGGCG ATCTCTTTGATTCCATGCCAGACGCGAGCATCCCCAGAGCAGACCCCACCGCGGGTGTCGACTTGTTTACGGCAG cGGACATGTTCAGctcccccgtcctctcctccgCACCGAGCCCCGGAGGCATCATGAACCCGTTTGGTG AGTCCACAGGAGGAGACGCctcagccgccgccgccgcccccggcGCTGAGCTCATGTCAG TATTTGATGGACTAGGGGATGTAATGAAGCCCACTCTGACCCCTCAGGCGGGGGATGTTGACGCCTCCATGGCCAACATGGCAAGTA atctCTCAATGGGATCCCCAGCAGCACCTCAG GCCGGGGGTCCCATGATGCCGATGGCGAGGCAAAGCTTCCCTGCCACCGGGGCAACTCCTGGAGCGCCG ATGTCTCCCGGAGCGGCCCAGAGCCCCAGAAAGCCTCCACCACCGAGGAACGCTCTGGACGACCTCAACATTAAGGACTTCATGTAG
- the LOC120807815 gene encoding clathrin coat assembly protein AP180 isoform X1, with protein MSGQTLTDRIAAAQYQLTGSDMARAVCKATTHEVMAPKKKHLEYLVSATNTTNVNIPQMADTLFERATNASWVVVFKALVTSHHMCIYGNERFIQYLASRTSLFNLSNFIDKTGSHGYDMSTFIRRYGRYLNEKAFAYRQMAFDFTRVKKGAEGVMRTMTTEKLLKGMPVLQTQIDTLLEFDVHPKELNNGIINASFLLLFKDLVKLFASYNDGVINLLEKYFKMKKSDCKEALEIYKRFLTRVTKIGEFVKLAETVGVEKNDIPDINYAPSSILESLETHMNGLEDVKGGKKGSPTKGSPTNNVSPTSTPAKSSNAVPALQPPPGENAAAAAAAEPAEDSLLDLDPLSSSGPSGQSAAPTSWGDLLGSEMGDSLVTEPTLAAEPAPSSAAATPTPAAAEPGASLAPPTSAAAASSPAAANMDLLGDAFATPAPATEASAAAAEAGGAAAAAASAPAANAGADPFAPADGSTNAAPSGLDLFGMMENNSLDACFSSVVPQPSPSPSPLFTSASSAITTTTTATATASISAPTAANPAADLFGDLFDSMPDASIPRADPTAGVDLFTAADMFSSPVLSSAPSPGGIMNPFGESTGGDASAAAAAPGAELMSVFDGLGDVMKPTLTPQAGDVDASMANMASNLSMGSPAAPQVAPPCWGAPMAGGPMMPMARQSFPATGATPGAPMSPGAAQSPRKPPPPRNALDDLNIKDFM; from the exons ATGTCGGGGCAAACGCTCACGGATCGCATCGCCGCTGCGCAATACCAGCTAACGGGATCGGACATGGCCCGGGCTGTCTGCAAAGCCACCACTCACGAAGTGATGGCGCCCAAGAAAAAGCACCTGGAGT ACTTGGTGTCGGCGACCAACACCACCAACGTGAACATCCCTCAGATGGCCGACACGCTGTTTGAGCGAGCCACCAATGCCAGCTGGGTGGTCGTCTTCAAGGCCCTCGTCACCAGTCACCACATGTGTATCTACGGAAACGAG agGTTCATTCAGTACTTGGCTTCCAGGACATCCCTGTTCAACCTGAGCAACTTTATCGACAAAACCGGCTCTCACG GCTATGATATGTCTACATTCATCAGACGGTACGGACGATACCTCAACGAGAAAGCCTTCGCCTACCGCCAGATGGCTTTTGATTTCACCAGAGTCAAGAAAGG TGCCGAGGGTGTGATGAGGACCATGACCACCGAGAAGCTGTTGAAAGGCATGCCCGTCCTGCAGACTCAGATTGACACGCTGCTGGAGTTTGAC gtTCACCCCAAGGAGCTTAACAATGGCATCATCAAcgcttccttcctgctgctcttcaagGACCTGGTCAAGCTGTTTGCGTCCTACAACGACGGCGTCATCAACCTATTAG agaAATACTTTAAGATGAAGAAGAGCGACTGTAAGGAGGCCCTGGAGATCTACAAGAGGTTCCTGACCAGGGTGACAAAGATCGGGGAGTTCGTGAAGCTGGCCGAG ACAGTCGGAGTCGAGAAAAACGACATTCCCGACATCAACTAC GCCCCCAGCAGTATACTGGAAAGTCTGGAAACACACATGAACGGTTTGGAAGATGTAAAGGGTGGAAAGAAGgg gTCTCCAACCAAG GGGTCTCCGACGAACAACGTGTCCCCGACATCGACTCCAGCCAAATCTTCAAACGCTGTTCCAGCGCTGCAGCCTCCTCCGGGGGagaacgccgccgccgccgccgctgctgagCCGGCTGAAGA TTCCTTGTTGGACCTGGATCCTCTGTCCTCCTCGGGTCCCTCGGGACAATCAGCTGCCCCCACGTCATGGGGAG ATCTTCTTGGTTCAG AAATGGGCGATTCCTTGGTAACTGAACCCACCCTCGCGGCAGAGcccgccccctcctctgcagcagccaCGCCCACTCCTGCAGCGGCAGAACCTGGAGCCTCTCTGGCTCCTCCCACTAGCGCAGCAGCCGCCTCCTCCCCTGCCGCCGCGAATATGGATCTGTTGGGAG ATGCCTTTGCAACACCCGCGCCTGCCACCGAGGCCTCTGCGGCGGCCGCCGAAGCCGGGGGCGCCGCGGCCGCCGCCGCGTCTGCCCCCGCTGCCAACGCTGGAGCTG ACCCCTTCGCTCCCGCGGACGGCAGCACCAACGCAGCGCCTTCAGGTCTAGACCTTTTCGGCATGATGGAGAATAATAGTCTGGATGCCTGTTTTAGCTCTGTGGTTCCCCAGCCTTCCCCTTCACCCTCACCGCTCTTCACCTCCGCCTCCAgcgccatcaccaccaccaccaccgccaccgcCACCGCCAGCATTTCAGCTCCCACCGCCGCCAACCCTGCGGCTGACCTTTTCGGCG ATCTCTTTGATTCCATGCCAGACGCGAGCATCCCCAGAGCAGACCCCACCGCGGGTGTCGACTTGTTTACGGCAG cGGACATGTTCAGctcccccgtcctctcctccgCACCGAGCCCCGGAGGCATCATGAACCCGTTTGGTG AGTCCACAGGAGGAGACGCctcagccgccgccgccgcccccggcGCTGAGCTCATGTCAG TATTTGATGGACTAGGGGATGTAATGAAGCCCACTCTGACCCCTCAGGCGGGGGATGTTGACGCCTCCATGGCCAACATGGCAAGTA atctCTCAATGGGATCCCCAGCAGCACCTCAGGTAGCTCCCCCCTGTTGGGGTGCTCCCATG GCCGGGGGTCCCATGATGCCGATGGCGAGGCAAAGCTTCCCTGCCACCGGGGCAACTCCTGGAGCGCCG ATGTCTCCCGGAGCGGCCCAGAGCCCCAGAAAGCCTCCACCACCGAGGAACGCTCTGGACGACCTCAACATTAAGGACTTCATGTAG
- the LOC120807815 gene encoding clathrin coat assembly protein AP180 isoform X16 yields the protein MSGQTLTDRIAAAQYQLTGSDMARAVCKATTHEVMAPKKKHLEYLVSATNTTNVNIPQMADTLFERATNASWVVVFKALVTSHHMCIYGNERFIQYLASRTSLFNLSNFIDKTGSHGYDMSTFIRRYGRYLNEKAFAYRQMAFDFTRVKKGAEGVMRTMTTEKLLKGMPVLQTQIDTLLEFDVHPKELNNGIINASFLLLFKDLVKLFASYNDGVINLLEKYFKMKKSDCKEALEIYKRFLTRVTKIGEFVKLAETVGVEKNDIPDINYAPSSILESLETHMNGLEDVKGGKKGSPTKGSPTNNVSPTSTPAKSSNAVPALQPPPGENAAAAAAAEPAEDSLLDLDPLSSSGPSGQSAAPTSWGDLLGSDAFATPAPATEASAAAAEAGGAAAAAASAPAANAGAESTGGDASAAAAAPGAELMSVFDGLGDVMKPTLTPQAGDVDASMANMASNLSMGSPAAPQAGGPMMPMARQSFPATGATPGAPMSPGAAQSPRKPPPPRNALDDLNIKDFM from the exons ATGTCGGGGCAAACGCTCACGGATCGCATCGCCGCTGCGCAATACCAGCTAACGGGATCGGACATGGCCCGGGCTGTCTGCAAAGCCACCACTCACGAAGTGATGGCGCCCAAGAAAAAGCACCTGGAGT ACTTGGTGTCGGCGACCAACACCACCAACGTGAACATCCCTCAGATGGCCGACACGCTGTTTGAGCGAGCCACCAATGCCAGCTGGGTGGTCGTCTTCAAGGCCCTCGTCACCAGTCACCACATGTGTATCTACGGAAACGAG agGTTCATTCAGTACTTGGCTTCCAGGACATCCCTGTTCAACCTGAGCAACTTTATCGACAAAACCGGCTCTCACG GCTATGATATGTCTACATTCATCAGACGGTACGGACGATACCTCAACGAGAAAGCCTTCGCCTACCGCCAGATGGCTTTTGATTTCACCAGAGTCAAGAAAGG TGCCGAGGGTGTGATGAGGACCATGACCACCGAGAAGCTGTTGAAAGGCATGCCCGTCCTGCAGACTCAGATTGACACGCTGCTGGAGTTTGAC gtTCACCCCAAGGAGCTTAACAATGGCATCATCAAcgcttccttcctgctgctcttcaagGACCTGGTCAAGCTGTTTGCGTCCTACAACGACGGCGTCATCAACCTATTAG agaAATACTTTAAGATGAAGAAGAGCGACTGTAAGGAGGCCCTGGAGATCTACAAGAGGTTCCTGACCAGGGTGACAAAGATCGGGGAGTTCGTGAAGCTGGCCGAG ACAGTCGGAGTCGAGAAAAACGACATTCCCGACATCAACTAC GCCCCCAGCAGTATACTGGAAAGTCTGGAAACACACATGAACGGTTTGGAAGATGTAAAGGGTGGAAAGAAGgg gTCTCCAACCAAG GGGTCTCCGACGAACAACGTGTCCCCGACATCGACTCCAGCCAAATCTTCAAACGCTGTTCCAGCGCTGCAGCCTCCTCCGGGGGagaacgccgccgccgccgccgctgctgagCCGGCTGAAGA TTCCTTGTTGGACCTGGATCCTCTGTCCTCCTCGGGTCCCTCGGGACAATCAGCTGCCCCCACGTCATGGGGAG ATCTTCTTGGTTCAG ATGCCTTTGCAACACCCGCGCCTGCCACCGAGGCCTCTGCGGCGGCCGCCGAAGCCGGGGGCGCCGCGGCCGCCGCCGCGTCTGCCCCCGCTGCCAACGCTGGAGCTG AGTCCACAGGAGGAGACGCctcagccgccgccgccgcccccggcGCTGAGCTCATGTCAG TATTTGATGGACTAGGGGATGTAATGAAGCCCACTCTGACCCCTCAGGCGGGGGATGTTGACGCCTCCATGGCCAACATGGCAAGTA atctCTCAATGGGATCCCCAGCAGCACCTCAG GCCGGGGGTCCCATGATGCCGATGGCGAGGCAAAGCTTCCCTGCCACCGGGGCAACTCCTGGAGCGCCG ATGTCTCCCGGAGCGGCCCAGAGCCCCAGAAAGCCTCCACCACCGAGGAACGCTCTGGACGACCTCAACATTAAGGACTTCATGTAG
- the LOC120807815 gene encoding clathrin coat assembly protein AP180 isoform X2, translating to MSGQTLTDRIAAAQYQLTGSDMARAVCKATTHEVMAPKKKHLEYLVSATNTTNVNIPQMADTLFERATNASWVVVFKALVTSHHMCIYGNERFIQYLASRTSLFNLSNFIDKTGSHGYDMSTFIRRYGRYLNEKAFAYRQMAFDFTRVKKGAEGVMRTMTTEKLLKGMPVLQTQIDTLLEFDVHPKELNNGIINASFLLLFKDLVKLFASYNDGVINLLEKYFKMKKSDCKEALEIYKRFLTRVTKIGEFVKLAETVGVEKNDIPDINYAPSSILESLETHMNGLEDVKGGKKGSPTKGSPTNNVSPTSTPAKSSNAVPALQPPPGENAAAAAAAEPAEDSLLDLDPLSSSGPSGQSAAPTSWGDLLGSEMGDSLVTEPTLAAEPAPSSAAATPTPAAAEPGASLAPPTSAAAASSPAAANMDLLGDAFATPAPATEASAAAAEAGGAAAAAASAPAANAGADPFAPADGSTNAAPSGLDLFGMMENNSLDACFSSVVPQPSPSPSPLFTSASSAITTTTTATATASISAPTAANPAADLFGDLFDSMPDASIPRADPTAGVDLFTAADMFSSPVLSSAPSPGGIMNPFGESTGGDASAAAAAPGAELMSGDVMKPTLTPQAGDVDASMANMASNLSMGSPAAPQVAPPCWGAPMAGGPMMPMARQSFPATGATPGAPMSPGAAQSPRKPPPPRNALDDLNIKDFM from the exons ATGTCGGGGCAAACGCTCACGGATCGCATCGCCGCTGCGCAATACCAGCTAACGGGATCGGACATGGCCCGGGCTGTCTGCAAAGCCACCACTCACGAAGTGATGGCGCCCAAGAAAAAGCACCTGGAGT ACTTGGTGTCGGCGACCAACACCACCAACGTGAACATCCCTCAGATGGCCGACACGCTGTTTGAGCGAGCCACCAATGCCAGCTGGGTGGTCGTCTTCAAGGCCCTCGTCACCAGTCACCACATGTGTATCTACGGAAACGAG agGTTCATTCAGTACTTGGCTTCCAGGACATCCCTGTTCAACCTGAGCAACTTTATCGACAAAACCGGCTCTCACG GCTATGATATGTCTACATTCATCAGACGGTACGGACGATACCTCAACGAGAAAGCCTTCGCCTACCGCCAGATGGCTTTTGATTTCACCAGAGTCAAGAAAGG TGCCGAGGGTGTGATGAGGACCATGACCACCGAGAAGCTGTTGAAAGGCATGCCCGTCCTGCAGACTCAGATTGACACGCTGCTGGAGTTTGAC gtTCACCCCAAGGAGCTTAACAATGGCATCATCAAcgcttccttcctgctgctcttcaagGACCTGGTCAAGCTGTTTGCGTCCTACAACGACGGCGTCATCAACCTATTAG agaAATACTTTAAGATGAAGAAGAGCGACTGTAAGGAGGCCCTGGAGATCTACAAGAGGTTCCTGACCAGGGTGACAAAGATCGGGGAGTTCGTGAAGCTGGCCGAG ACAGTCGGAGTCGAGAAAAACGACATTCCCGACATCAACTAC GCCCCCAGCAGTATACTGGAAAGTCTGGAAACACACATGAACGGTTTGGAAGATGTAAAGGGTGGAAAGAAGgg gTCTCCAACCAAG GGGTCTCCGACGAACAACGTGTCCCCGACATCGACTCCAGCCAAATCTTCAAACGCTGTTCCAGCGCTGCAGCCTCCTCCGGGGGagaacgccgccgccgccgccgctgctgagCCGGCTGAAGA TTCCTTGTTGGACCTGGATCCTCTGTCCTCCTCGGGTCCCTCGGGACAATCAGCTGCCCCCACGTCATGGGGAG ATCTTCTTGGTTCAG AAATGGGCGATTCCTTGGTAACTGAACCCACCCTCGCGGCAGAGcccgccccctcctctgcagcagccaCGCCCACTCCTGCAGCGGCAGAACCTGGAGCCTCTCTGGCTCCTCCCACTAGCGCAGCAGCCGCCTCCTCCCCTGCCGCCGCGAATATGGATCTGTTGGGAG ATGCCTTTGCAACACCCGCGCCTGCCACCGAGGCCTCTGCGGCGGCCGCCGAAGCCGGGGGCGCCGCGGCCGCCGCCGCGTCTGCCCCCGCTGCCAACGCTGGAGCTG ACCCCTTCGCTCCCGCGGACGGCAGCACCAACGCAGCGCCTTCAGGTCTAGACCTTTTCGGCATGATGGAGAATAATAGTCTGGATGCCTGTTTTAGCTCTGTGGTTCCCCAGCCTTCCCCTTCACCCTCACCGCTCTTCACCTCCGCCTCCAgcgccatcaccaccaccaccaccgccaccgcCACCGCCAGCATTTCAGCTCCCACCGCCGCCAACCCTGCGGCTGACCTTTTCGGCG ATCTCTTTGATTCCATGCCAGACGCGAGCATCCCCAGAGCAGACCCCACCGCGGGTGTCGACTTGTTTACGGCAG cGGACATGTTCAGctcccccgtcctctcctccgCACCGAGCCCCGGAGGCATCATGAACCCGTTTGGTG AGTCCACAGGAGGAGACGCctcagccgccgccgccgcccccggcGCTGAGCTCATGTCAG GGGATGTAATGAAGCCCACTCTGACCCCTCAGGCGGGGGATGTTGACGCCTCCATGGCCAACATGGCAAGTA atctCTCAATGGGATCCCCAGCAGCACCTCAGGTAGCTCCCCCCTGTTGGGGTGCTCCCATG GCCGGGGGTCCCATGATGCCGATGGCGAGGCAAAGCTTCCCTGCCACCGGGGCAACTCCTGGAGCGCCG ATGTCTCCCGGAGCGGCCCAGAGCCCCAGAAAGCCTCCACCACCGAGGAACGCTCTGGACGACCTCAACATTAAGGACTTCATGTAG